In Bacillus pumilus, the sequence AGCAAGAACCAATTCTCCTATCGATTGTATTTTTTATCAATGAAAACTGACAAGGAATGAATCATTCTCTGGAAGGGGCGTTGACCAATGAAGCAAATCGTGAAGCAGGGGTATAGACAAGAGAAGAAGAATCGCATCGCTGTGTGGAGATTAGAGGTTGATTATGAGCTTTCTACGCTTCATGAAGCCATCGAGCAAAAAGATGATATCCAAATTGAACGCAGCAAACGAAAGCTTGAGCGCCTAAGAAAAGAATGGGAGCAGCTTCAAGGGTAAAACAAGGTGAGGTAAAAACGAACCAATTCATCGGTTCGTTTTTGTATGAAGCTGCTTTTTTCTTGCTTTTACGTACATAATATCAGTATGCTAATACAAATAGGTACTACATAGAAAAGAGGTTTACAGTCTGATGACAAACTGGGTGGAAATTGACCGTCTTGCAAAGCTTTGGGTAAAAGAAGCAGGAAGCCGCATTAAAGCGTCCATGCAGGAAGGTCTATCAATTGAAACAAAATCAAATCCAAATGATCTTGTCACAAATATCGATAAAGAAACAGAGCGTTTTTTCATTGAAAAGATTCAGTCGACATTTTCAGATCATCATATTTTAGGAGAAGAGGGACAAGGGGAAGAGGTGACCTCACTGGGTGGGATTGTGTGGATCATTGATCCGATTGATGGCACAATGAACTTTATCCATCAAAAACGCAACTTTGCCATTTCAATTGGGATATTTGAAAATGGTGTTGGAAAAATCGGACTGATTTATGACGTGATTCATGACGAGCTATACCATGCAGTCAAAGGAAAAGGCGCCTATATGAACGATACCTTACTCCCGCCTTTAAAAGATGTAGCGATTGAAAAAGCCGTTGTTGGCATAAACCCGACATGGGCGATTGAAAGCCCGCATTTTGACGCCAAACCATTTGCCCGTCTCGTACGTGATGTGAGGGGGACACGAACCATAGGGTCAGCTGCGCTTGAGCTCGCTTATATTGCAAGTGGCAGAAGTGACGCATACGTCACGTTAAGGCTTGCGCCATGGGATTATGCAGCAGGCTGCGTGCTGCTTGATGAAGTAGGGGCTGTTTACTCAAATATTCACGGAGACCGGCTTACGTTCCTAGAGAAAAATAGCATTGTTGCCGGAAATCGATCCATTTGTGAAAAGATCTTGCACGATTACATAAAAGGAAGCGAAAATAATAGATAAGCACCATCACTTCATGAGAATGAAGTGATTCAGTGTGTAGACAAACCATCGCATTCGGTGTCAGTCTTGCGCGCCGGTGCTCACGAATGTCAAATTCGCTCTGCGCCGGTGCTCGTCCTTCCTAGACTGCAAAGGTTTTCTATCACGCTGAAAAGAAGACAAAGGGCTAAAATAAAGATCATTTTAGCCCTTTGTCAACAATCTGCATCACTTCATGAGAATGAAGTGATTTTTTGTGTTTTATGAAACTTTTAGGTAAGCAAATGTCTATACGAACGAGGCCTTAATTTGATGTAAAGGATTGTGTATCGATGTTTGATTTGTTTAGTGATGTATCCCTCCACTTTGAAAGGTATTTGATTTTAAATGAATACAGCATCAAGATCATTCAATGGTGTGTTTTTGGACTGTTTGTTCTCTTTGTCACGCTTCCCCTGTGGAAAGGAAAAAAAAGCGGCTATTTATTTTATGCAGGTGTCGTATTGCGTGTGGTTCTGCTAGGCGGAATGACAATTGAAATGGTTCACCAAGTCATGGCGAGACAATATACGATTGAAACATTTGAAGTACTGACCGATTTTATGCAATTTCTCATCTATGGTTATGTATTGCTTGCATCCGTTTATTATGTGATTTCTCTTCCTTATTTAAAAAATAAAGGCGTGTTTTTTGCTTTTGATTTATCTGTGTTACTTCTGCCTTTATGTCAAACTGTGTTTATTATTTTTGCTGAAAGCAAAATGTTCTTTATCGATGGAGATACTGGGCTTGTGTGGAGAGATCTTATCACCGCTGCGCTCATGGTTGGCTTTGCCGCATCTCTTTTGTATTTTTTCTTCCGCTCGTTTTGGCATCAGAAGTGGAAGGAATTGCTTTTGTTCTATGGCCTGATTTTCGCTGCACTGCTTTATATATTTTATCCTTCTCTCTCGAGGTATGGG encodes:
- a CDS encoding inositol monophosphatase family protein; protein product: MTNWVEIDRLAKLWVKEAGSRIKASMQEGLSIETKSNPNDLVTNIDKETERFFIEKIQSTFSDHHILGEEGQGEEVTSLGGIVWIIDPIDGTMNFIHQKRNFAISIGIFENGVGKIGLIYDVIHDELYHAVKGKGAYMNDTLLPPLKDVAIEKAVVGINPTWAIESPHFDAKPFARLVRDVRGTRTIGSAALELAYIASGRSDAYVTLRLAPWDYAAGCVLLDEVGAVYSNIHGDRLTFLEKNSIVAGNRSICEKILHDYIKGSENNR